CGCTTCAATGGTTGTGTCATATAAAATGTGGAAGCCGCTTTCACGGTTACCTTTTCTTTTAGCAGGCCGATCGCCTTGAGAATATTTTCTTCCGGCCTTATGTTCGAACCGACACCGATATAAACGTCAGCCATCGTAATCCGATCGTATTCTCGTGATTTCGACACTCACGGTGCGGGCATAGGTAAGCGCATACGGTTTTTCCACACGGATTTTCGCCATCCGTACACGTGGGTTCTCGAAACAAATTTCCGCTATCCTTTCGGAAAGCCGTTCGATGAGGAAAAATGAGGATTTTTTTACCATCGTAATGATGTTCTGTTTCAGCAGTTTGTAGTCAACCGTATCTTCTATTCTGTCGCTTTTACATGCCTTTCTGATATCCGCATAAAGGGTAATATTGATGATGATATCCTGCTGATTAAGCCGCTCGTCCTCATTGATTCCGATAATGCAGGATGTTTTGATATCGTGAATACGAATGATATCCATGTCATGTCCCCTAATTTCCATACATGCACCCTTTTAAATGACGTCCGCCGTCGACAAAAATGACCTGGCCGGTAATGAACGAACTCTCAAGAAAAAAAAGAGCCGTATCGACAATATCAGCCGGCCCCCCATGGCGATTGAGGGGATTCGTATGTTTCATCTTTTCAAGGAAGGATATATCCTCTCCCGGCGGGGGCAGAATAAGGCCCGGTGCGATTCCGTTCACCGTGACGTGCGGGGCAAACTCGACTGCCATCATTCGAGTCAAATCATAAAGCACCCGCTTGCTTATATGATATGCGGCATGCTCCGAATCATAGTCCGTTATCCTTGCGTCGAGAATGTTGATGATT
Above is a genomic segment from Spirochaetales bacterium containing:
- the folB gene encoding dihydroneopterin aldolase; the encoded protein is MEIRGHDMDIIRIHDIKTSCIIGINEDERLNQQDIIINITLYADIRKACKSDRIEDTVDYKLLKQNIITMVKKSSFFLIERLSERIAEICFENPRVRMAKIRVEKPYALTYARTVSVEITRIRSDYDG